In Pristiophorus japonicus isolate sPriJap1 chromosome 3, sPriJap1.hap1, whole genome shotgun sequence, the sequence TAAGTTGAGAATTTAAAAAGTGTATAGAGTTATAGACAGGAATTTATTTTATTCATCCTGGTTGGAGTCTTCACTTTCTTGGATTGGGATGCAGACATGACGAGTACCAAACTTGTATTTTCTGATGTTTTCCAAGGTTAATCCTCTCCTGCCAAAACGGCCCACAGGCCTTATTCCACGTCCATTATACCAAGAGGAATCAATATCAGCATCTGCAAAACAAAGCATGACGATTTGTATTAGTGTTGGAAGCCCTTGAATACCTTGTCCTTCTGTACCTTGCCACAGTTTCCACTCTTCACTAGAGTCTAAAATCAGATTGTGAATGTTGGCAGACTGTTTATTCGAAGGGGAGGAAGAGGGTTTAAAATGGACATCAAAAGCTAGTACTTTACAGGGCAAACTCCTGATCTCAACACTAATGTCAGTTGGGTGCCTGAAACAAAGGCTAGACATCACCCCACTAAGGGGAGGAAAAGGTGAGGTAGGGAAACAGAGCAACTGGCTACTTGTGTACACCTCCTAGTGCCTGGTTTACAGAGTGGCCTGGCAGCAGATCACCCACCTGCCCTTTCAAGTATAGAGAAGAGTCTACCATAGACAGACAAATCAAAATGAAGTTTTAGTCTCTACCTCAATAGCCACATGTGGTGAAGGATCCCATGGTCTAATAGTCCTCAGTTCAAGAAGCTTCCTCCTTTTCCCATTGTTTCTTTCAGTGAGAATTTTTGGTTCCCTAGTTCCCCATTTGCCTACCAGTGGAATCAATTTTTCACTATTTACCTACAGTGAAGTCCTCAAGTTTCACAGCCCTTTattggatgctcctcagtgccactCGAACTCACCaccttgctgctgttgctcctgctcTGTGGAAAACCAcgttccccagtctcctctctcctcaaacccccattccccagtc encodes:
- the prlh gene encoding prolactin-releasing peptide; translated protein: MKLLSVCCVFCLLVCIAFPDADSRVQGSSVEIRNADIDSSWYNGRGIRPVGRFGRRGLTLENIRKYKFGTRHVCIPIQESEDSNQDE